The genome window TTTAAATTTTTGGTTTATTGCCTGCCCTCCCTGCAAAGAAGAAATCCCTGAGCTCAATAAAATTGCCCTTCGCTATGCAAGCAACCCGAATATTGTATTTATAGCAGTTGCGCTTGACGGTAAAGAAGACCTGCAAAAATTTTTAAAATACAACCCCTTTTCTTATCACATAGTTGATGACGGAAAAGAGATCGCCGCTAAATACGAAATTAAAGGCTATCCAACCAGTATCATATTAGACAAAGAAGGTAAAGTTAAGCTTCATACAACGGGATATGGCCCTTATACGCTTAACGACTTTACAAAAACCATTGAAGAGGCCGTTAAGTAATTATTGCGAAAAATTAATTCATAAAAAGAAGGGCCTCCCCGTAACAGGAAAGCCCTTCAATTATGGATCATAATATTTTTATACAGAGAATGAAGTGCCGCAGCCGCATGTGCTTGCAGCGTTAGGGTTGTTAAATGTAAAGCCGCGGGCATTTAATCCGTCCTGGAAATCAATTTGCATACCAAGAAGGTATAGGCCATGCGCCTTGTGCATGAATACCTTTATGCCATCAATTATATACTCCTGGTCACCATCTTTTTTCTGGTCAAACCCTAAAACATAGTTCATACCGGAACAGCCGCCGCCTTCAACGCCGACACGTAATCCAAAATCATCACCAATCTCTTGCTGATCCTTTAATTTAAAAAGTTCCTTTACAGCGCCTTCCGTAAATGTTACCGGACCTTGCGCGGTTTCAACAGCAGTACTCATCTTATTTTCAATTAACTAAACAAATATAAGGTAAAATGCGGATTTTTGCTGCAACCGAAATATTTATGACCTCAATTTAACATTCTTTCTGTATGAATCTTTTGCCCTACTTTTTAGATATTTTAAAATACACCATAGCCGGCCTTGGTATTGTTTGGATAGCCTTTTACCTTATTAAGCCATACCTGGACAGGGATGAAAAAATTCAACTTCTGGAATTCAGAAAGACCATAAGCAACCAAACGCTACCACTCCGGTTACAGGCCTATGAACGCTTGGTTTTATTTATTGAACGGGTTAACCCTGCTAATATGCTTATCCGCTTAAATGCGCCGTCTTATTCCGCCCATGAACTGTACAGCTTAATTGTTGATGAAATCCGTAATGAATATCAACACAACATCACACAACAAATTTATGTGAGCAGCCGCGCCTGGGGCGTGGTAAAGCATGTTAAGGAAGATACGCTGGGCATAATAAATAACTCTATTAAAGGAGCCCCCGAAAATGCCACAGGGCTTGAATTGAGTAAGATAATTTTAGGGAGCCTGAGCCAGTTAGAAGACAACCCTTATGAAATTGGAGCCGGCATGTTACGTAAAGATTTGGAAGAATTATTTTAGGTCAGTTATTGAAGGTTAAACATCACGCTAATTGAACGGGTTAAGCTTATTATTTAAATCAAATGGCCGGAAAGAAATTTAACACAACGTCAGATATCGAAATTAAAGAGGTTTATACTGAACCTTCAGGTATGAATGAGTTACCCGGCGAATTCCCTTTCACCAGGGGGATTCAAAAAGACATGTACCGTGGCAGGCCGTGGACTATGCGGCAATATGCAGGGTTTTCAACTGCCGAAGAATCAAATAAACGTTACCATTACCTGTTGAGCCAGGGTACCATGGGGCTTTCGGTTGCATTTGACCTCCCTACGCAAATTGGTTACGACTCAGACCATGAACTTGCGGACGGAGAAGTTGGTAAGGTAGGCGTGGCCATTGACTCGTTGCAAGATGTCGAAATCCTGTTCAATGGTATCGAGCTTAAAAACATTACCACCTCAATGACTATTAATGCT of Mucilaginibacter xinganensis contains these proteins:
- a CDS encoding HesB/IscA family protein is translated as MSTAVETAQGPVTFTEGAVKELFKLKDQQEIGDDFGLRVGVEGGGCSGMNYVLGFDQKKDGDQEYIIDGIKVFMHKAHGLYLLGMQIDFQDGLNARGFTFNNPNAASTCGCGTSFSV
- a CDS encoding DUF7935 family protein is translated as MNLLPYFLDILKYTIAGLGIVWIAFYLIKPYLDRDEKIQLLEFRKTISNQTLPLRLQAYERLVLFIERVNPANMLIRLNAPSYSAHELYSLIVDEIRNEYQHNITQQIYVSSRAWGVVKHVKEDTLGIINNSIKGAPENATGLELSKIILGSLSQLEDNPYEIGAGMLRKDLEELF